A section of the Mangifera indica cultivar Alphonso chromosome 12, CATAS_Mindica_2.1, whole genome shotgun sequence genome encodes:
- the LOC123193004 gene encoding uncharacterized protein LOC123193004 produces MVVKMMRWPPWPSLVPRKYEVVLLVCKLEGLNLIQFDEEEKKRLVVEIKWKKISAFGLLRKSILRNFTEEGGVGGDGAVEWNEEFKSLINFSGSTDGVFLPWEVEFAVFNGPRNKVSVVGTGSLNLSEFVDLATEKDVEIKVPLKIVKGDTIQGALSLCLSLRLMESSVGQGSARVGQRTIVPLTSSPSSVETFSRRKDELSAVQAGLRKVKLFRDCVSRQQSKEECAEEECSDGRCSVLSEDVGDPDSAEGDAEEESDESKQNFRGQQSVNYETLACANWAGVSHYANTISNPEDECWIYYSNSRLDVEGLNAENSTNSVFEMSLRPRMKRRMLPWRKRKLGFLSPKTKEEPLLKKDCREDGGDDIDFDRRQLSFSDEFSFVRYRPAGSTSSSISGFGDDNFAVGSWENKEIISRDGHMKLHAQVFFASIDQRSERAAGESACTALVAVIANWLLSNRDEMPIKSEFDNLIREGSLEWRNLCENEDYIRQFPDRHFDLETVLQAKTRPLSVVPEKSFIGFFHPEGLEGKDFDFLQGVMSFDSIWEEIIHCGFNSHGSADPLIYIVSWNDHFFVLKVDPDAYYIIDTLGERLYEGCNQAYVLKFNRDTKIQRLTKEMKPSGENSANDKAQGSSSKGTKPFDEESTSDKAQGSSSKETSVQETSIVSQNKSQPTEEEEIVCQGKESCKEYIKNFLAAVPLRELQADIKKGLMASTPLHHRLQIEFHYTNLLQAVVEFSANKEAIVDALVMEMALAVV; encoded by the exons ATGGTGGTGAAAATGATGAGATGGCCACCATGGCCGTCTCTTGTGCCGAGGAAGTATGAAGTAGTTCTTCTTGTTTGTAAGCTTGAGGGTCTGAATTTGATACAATTTGatgaagaggagaagaagagacTGGTGGTTGAAATAAAGTGGAAGAAGATTAGCGCTTTTGGTCTACTGAGAAAGAGCATTCTGAGGAATTTTACAGAGGAAGGCGGGGTTGGTGGTGATGGAGCTGTTGAATGGAATGAAGAATTTAAGAGTTTGATCAACTTTTCTGGTTCCACTGATGGGGTTTTTCTTCCATGGGAGGTTGAATTTGCAGTTTTCAAT GGACCAAGAAATAAGGTTTCTGTTGTCGGAACTGGATCATTGAACCTCTCAGAATTTGTTGATTTAGCAACAGAGAAAGATGTTGAGATTAAGGTTCCTTTGAAAATTGTTAAGGGTGACACCATTCAGGGTGCTCTGTCTCTTTGT TTATCTCTTAGGTTAATGGAGTCTAGTGTTGGTCAAGGGTCCGCACGCGTGGGGCAGAGAACAATAGTGCCTCTAACATCATCGCCTTCTTCTGTGGAAACTTTTTCAAGACGGAAAGATGAACTTTCTGCTGTGCAAGCAGGCTTGCGAAAAGTGAAATTATTTAGAGACTGTGTGTCAAGGCAACAATCAAAAGAAGAATGCGCTGAAGAAGAGTGCAGTGATGGTAGGTGTTCTGTGTTAAGTGAGGATGTTGGTGATCCAGATTCAGCTGAGGGCGATGCTGAGGAGGAATCAGATGAGAGCAAGCAGAATTTTAGAGGTCAGCAGTCCGTCAATTATGAAACATTGGCCTGTGCTAACTGGGCAGGAGTATCACATTATGCAAATACAATTAGCAATCCTGAAGATGAGTGTTGGATCTACTACAGTAATAGTAGATTGGATGTGGAGGGTTTGAATGCTGAGAATTCAACCAACTCCGTCTTCGAGATGTCTTTGCGGCCAAGGATGAAGCGTAGAATGTTACCTTGGAGGAAGAGAAAACTGGGTTTTCTATCTCCAAAAACCAAAGAGGAGCCTCTTCTAAAGAAGGATTGCAGGGAAGACGGTGGTGACGATATTGATTTTGATCGCCGGCAGCTCAGCTTCTCTGATGAGTTCAGTTTTGTG CGGTATAGACCAGCAGGTTCCACAAGCTCATCAATCTCTGGATTCGGGGATGACAATTTTGCTGTTGGCAGCtgggaaaataaagaaataataagcCGTGATGGACACATGAAGCTACATGCTCAAGTTTTCTTTGCTTCCATTGATCAAAGGAGTGAACGTGCTGCAGGCGAGAGTGCATGTACTGCCCTTGTTGCTGTCATAGCTAATTGGCTGCTGTCCAACCGAGATGAAATGCCAATTAAGTCTGAATTCGATAATCTAATCAGGGAAGGCTCTCTAGAGTGGAGAAACCTCTGTGAGAATGAGGACTATATACGCCAGTTTCCTGACAGGCACTTTGATCTAGAGACAGTTCTTCAAGCTAAAACTCGTCCTCTTTCTGTTGTACCGGAGAAGTCTTTTATCGGTTTTTTCCATCCTGAAGGCCTGGAAGGAAAGGATTTTGACTTCCTTCAGGGTGTGATGTCATTTGACAGCATATGGGAGGAGATCATTCACTGTGGATTCAACTCTCATGGCAGTGCTGACCCTTTGATCTACATTGTCAGTTGGAACGACCATTTTTTCGTGCTGAAGGTTGACCCTGATGCTTACTATATCATTGACACTTTGGGGGAGAGGCTTTATGAGGGATGTAACCAGGCCTATGTCCTGAAATTCAACAGAGACACAAAAATCCAGCGACTGACAAAAGAGATGAAGCCTTCAGGTGAAAATTCTGCTAATGATAAAGCACAAGGAAGTTCATCAAAAGGGACAAAGCCTTTCGATGAAGAATCTACTAGTGATAAAGCACAGGGAAGTTCATCGAAGGAAACTTCAGTGCAAGAGACTTCGATAGTTTCCCAGAACAAGTCTCAACCCACCGAGGAAGAAGAGATTGTGTGTCAAGGGAAGGAGTCATGCAAAGAGTATATCAAGAACTTCTTGGCTGCAGTCCCTTTACGTGAGTTGCAGGCTGATATAAAAAAGGGCTTGATGGCATCGACACCTCTTCATCACCGGCTACAAATTGAATTCCACTATACTAACTTACTGCAGGCTGTGGTTGAGTTCTCGGCTAATAAGGAAGCGATAGTTGATGCACTGGTGATGGAAATGGCATTGGCAGTTGTATAG
- the LOC123192425 gene encoding uncharacterized protein At2g39795, mitochondrial yields MLRKAIAGCAQHTPWRLIVSRHSTSISSAVDSILLRSLKEHYQEVSKMAPPPKVSPPLPFKIVTGALEGNGPVLKRTYGNEEISIYVMRLASVGGDDDDDGINQLFVHVDVSKPGQKDSLHFLCGLYPDALGIHSVSMRPKLESQGFLVVPSKYNGPVFQDLDERMRDSFHSYIEERGINEGLFPFLQAWLYVKDNRNLMRWFRAVGTFITEKNSAKSA; encoded by the exons ATGTTGAGGAAAGCAATAGCTGGTTGTGCACAGCACACGCCGTGGCGCTTGATAGTCAGCCGCCACTCCACCTCCATCTCCTCCGCCGTGGACTCAATCTTGCTCCGCTCTCTCAAAGAACACTACCAGGAAGTGTCCAAAATGGCTCCTCCACCT AAGGTGAGTCCTCCTTTACCTTTTAAAATAGTGACGGGGGCATTGGAAGGCAATGGGCCGGTTCTCAAGAGAACGTATGGGAATGAAGAGATTAGTATATATGTGATGCGGCTGGCTTCAGTAGGTGGTGACGACGACGATGATGGAATTAATCAGTTGTTTGTTCATGTGGATGTTTCAAAGCCTGGCCAGAAGGATTCTTTGCATTTTCTTTGCGGGTTGTATCCGGATGCGTTGGGGATTCACTCTGTTTCCATGCGGCCTAAGCTTGAGAGTCAGGGTTTTCTTGTTGTTCCCTCTAAGTATAATGGTCCTGTTTTCCA AGACTTGGATGAAAGGATGAGAGATTCATTTCACAGTTACATAGAAGAGCGAGGTATAAATGAGGGTCTCTTTCCATTTCTTCAAGCTTGGCTTTATGTGAAGGATAACCGAAATCTGATGCGTTGGTTCAGAGCAGTGGGCACATTCATTACTGAAAAAAATTCGGCTAAAAGTGCATAG